A portion of the Osmerus mordax isolate fOsmMor3 chromosome 22, fOsmMor3.pri, whole genome shotgun sequence genome contains these proteins:
- the LOC136966389 gene encoding serine protease 23-like isoform X2: MFLSSSTASLPPFLLLLFVSMVTPSKPQWPILQRGPVVLPWHTKEAPPPHFLSPARLDVASPCDPACHHRAPPPSYLDLRRLLSYETLHSNGTLTETDVGIYGYSRRPPPETRPDPEAVGLASRPRSRRRRQIFGHDGRFSITGRDFLSGYPFSTAVKLSTGCSGTLVGERHVLTAAHCVHDGKNYVKGAQKLRVGFLKPKSRETPSSPSLSSTGRRDNSTSSPAIALGYSSPPAEEKMKFQWIRARRTHVPKGWVKAGASANELGMDYDYALLELKKPHRRRTMKLGVSPPANRLPGGRVHFSGFDSDRPGQLVYRFCPAGEETGDLLYQRCDAQPGASGSGVYARLWNRKRGRWERKVVGVFSGHQWVERDGRAQEFNVAVKVTPLKYAQICYWIKGNYVDCREG; encoded by the exons AT gttcctctcctcctctacggcttcccttccccccttcctcctcctcctctttgtctccatGGTAACTCCCTCCAAACCCCAGTGGCCCATCCTTCAGCGCGGTCCTGTCGTCCTGCCCTGGCACACGAAGGAGGCTCCGCCcccccacttcctgtccccggCCCGACTGGATGTGGCGTCCCCCTGCGACCCGGCATGCCACCAcagagcccctccccccagctacTTGGACCTGCGGCGCCTGCTCTCCTACGAGACGCTGCACTCCAACGGAACACTCACAGAGACCGACGTGGGTATCTATGGTTACAGTCGCCGCCCCCCACCTGAGACACGCCCTGACCCCGAGGCCGTCGGCCTGGCCTCCCGTCCTCGGTCTCGCCGGCGGCGCCAGATCTTTGGGCACGACGGGCGCTTCAGCATCACTGGGCGGGACTTCCTGTCGGGCTACCCGTTCTCCACGGCGGTCAAGCTGTCCACGGGGTGTTCGGGAACGCTGGTGGGCGAGCGCCATGTTCTCACGGCGGCCCACTGCGTCCACGACGGGAAGAACTACGTCAAAGGAGCTCAGAAGCTCCGCGTGGGCTTCCTGAAACCCAAGTCCCGTGaaacaccctcctccccctctctctcctccaccggtCGCCGCGACAACTCGACATCCTCTCCGGCCATCGCCCTCGgttactcctcccctccagccgaGGAGAAGATGAAGTTCCAGTGGATCCGAGCCAGACGCACCCACGTGCCCAAGGGCTGGGTCAAGGCCGGGGCGAGTGCCAACGAGCTGGGCATGGACTACGACTACGCCCTCCTGGAGCTGAAGAAGCCCCACCGCCGCCGTACCATGAAGCTGGGCGTTAGCCCGCCCGCTAACCGCCTACCCGGAGGCCGGGTCCATTTCTCGGGTTTCGACAGCGACCGGCCAGGCCAGCTGGTCTACCGCTTCTGCCCGGcaggtgaggagacaggagacctgCTGTACCAGCGCTGCGATGCCCAACCCGGGGCCAGCGGATCAGGGGTCTATGCCCGCCTCtggaacaggaagagagggcgCTGGGAGAGGAAGGTGGTGGGCGTGTTCTCGGGCCACCAATGGGTGGAGAGGGACGGCCGGGCGCAGGAGTTTAACGTGGCGGTCAAGGTGACGCCGCTCAAGTACGCTCAGATCTGCTACTGGATCAAAGGAAATTATGTGGACTGTAgagagggctga
- the tmem39a gene encoding transmembrane protein 39A isoform X2 yields the protein MPGGRRGPSRQQLSRTALPSLQTLVGGGLGNGTGIRNSSTCVGPSAPPLSALITPEPVRHSRIPELPLDSSLLFEFLLFLYLLVALFVQYMNIYRAFWWYPSLNFHRMDCHLAVFITVMLARRLVWTIVSEASQTSPCSLVRYVVLITARLIMLTLCGWVLCWTLVNLFKDNSVLNLLFLGYPFGVYVPLCCFHQEGRSQPIPADCSYGDLDLSDGPFFRPRDFLSLLKENLREQFTSPAHAPAHTCPPSPELIREEVEELRSDFNRRIKEVLFNSLFSAYYVAFLPLCFVKSTQYYDMRWSCEHLIMVWINAFVMLMSQLLPPGYCDMLHRSAAHLGRWQRLEHGSYSNAPQHLWSESTIWPQGVLVRHSRCLYKAVGPYNVALPSDVSHARFYFLFHKPLRILNLLIWIESSVVLYQLYSLLRSEHWNHTLSLGLILCCNYYVLFKLLRDRIVLGKAYSYPLSSSSLGLKSQ from the exons ATGCCTGGGGGCCGCAGGGGACCCAGTAGACAGCAGCTGAGCCGCACCGCTCTGCCCTCCCTGCAGacgctggtgggggggggcctgGGCAACGGAACCGGAATCAGAAatag CAGTACCTGCGTGGGCCCGTCAGCCCCGCCCCTCTCAGCCCTCATAACGCCGGAGCCTGTCCGTCACTCCCGGATCCCTGAGCTCCCATTGGACAGCAGCCTCCTGTTTgagttcctcctcttcctgtatcTACTGGTGGCGCTGTTTGTCCAGTACATGAACATCTACAGGGCTTTCTGGTGGTACCCCTCGCTG AACTTTCACCGGATGGACTGCCACCTGGCTGTCTTCATCACCGTCATGTTGGCTAGGAGACTTGTCTGGACCATAGTATCTgag gCATCACAGACCAGCCCGTGTTCTCTGGTCCGGTATGTGGTTCTGATCACCGCCCGACTCATCATGTTGACCCTGTGTGGCTGGGTTCTGTGCTGGACCCTGGTCAACCTGTTCAAGGACAACTCTGTCCTGAACCTGCTTTTCCTGGGTTACCC aTTCGGGGTGTACGTACCCTTGTGTTGCTTCCACCAGGAGGGGCGGAGCCAGCCGATACCAGCCGACTGCAGCTACGGCGACCTGGACCTATCGGACGGGCCGTTCTTCAGACCCagggacttcctgtctctgctgaAGGAGAACCTGCGGGAGCAGTTCACAAGCCCCGCCCACGCCCCCGcccacacctgccccccctccccggagCTGATCcgcgaggaggtggaggagctgaggagcgACTTCAACCGGCGCATCAAGGAGGTGCTCTTCAACTCGCTGTTCAGCGCCTACTATGTGGCCTTCCTGCCGCTGTGCTTCGTCAAg AGTACCCAGTACTACGACATGCGCTGGTCGTGTGAGCACCTTATCATGGTGTGGATCAACGCCTTTGTGATGCTGATGAGCCAGCTGCTGCCCCCAGGCTACTGTGACATGCTGCACCGCTCCGCCGCTCACCTGGGGCGCTGGCAGAGGCTGGAGCACGGGTCCTACAGCAACGCTCCCCAGCAcct GTGGTCAGAGAGCACCATCTGGCCCCAGGGTGTGTTGGTCAGACACAGTCGCTGTCTCTACAAGGCTGTAGGACCCTACAACGTTGCTCTGCCCTCCGACGTCTCCCACGCACGCTTTTat ttCCTGTTCCACAAGCCGTTGCGGATCCTGAACCTTTTGATCTGGATCGAGTCCAGCGTGGTTCTGTACCAGCTGTACTCCCTGCTGCGTTCGGAGCACTGGAACCACACCCTGTCCCTGGGCCTGATCCTGTGCTGCAACTACTATGTGCTGTTTAAGCTTCTGAGGGACCGCATCGTCCTGGGCAAGGCCTACTCCTACCCTCTCAGCTCTAGCAGCCTGGGGCTTAAGTCCCAGTAG
- the LOC136966389 gene encoding serine protease 23-like isoform X1, with the protein MRAWDALFRFLSSSTASLPPFLLLLFVSMVTPSKPQWPILQRGPVVLPWHTKEAPPPHFLSPARLDVASPCDPACHHRAPPPSYLDLRRLLSYETLHSNGTLTETDVGIYGYSRRPPPETRPDPEAVGLASRPRSRRRRQIFGHDGRFSITGRDFLSGYPFSTAVKLSTGCSGTLVGERHVLTAAHCVHDGKNYVKGAQKLRVGFLKPKSRETPSSPSLSSTGRRDNSTSSPAIALGYSSPPAEEKMKFQWIRARRTHVPKGWVKAGASANELGMDYDYALLELKKPHRRRTMKLGVSPPANRLPGGRVHFSGFDSDRPGQLVYRFCPAGEETGDLLYQRCDAQPGASGSGVYARLWNRKRGRWERKVVGVFSGHQWVERDGRAQEFNVAVKVTPLKYAQICYWIKGNYVDCREG; encoded by the exons ATGCGCGCGTGGGATGCGCTCTTTCG gttcctctcctcctctacggcttcccttccccccttcctcctcctcctctttgtctccatGGTAACTCCCTCCAAACCCCAGTGGCCCATCCTTCAGCGCGGTCCTGTCGTCCTGCCCTGGCACACGAAGGAGGCTCCGCCcccccacttcctgtccccggCCCGACTGGATGTGGCGTCCCCCTGCGACCCGGCATGCCACCAcagagcccctccccccagctacTTGGACCTGCGGCGCCTGCTCTCCTACGAGACGCTGCACTCCAACGGAACACTCACAGAGACCGACGTGGGTATCTATGGTTACAGTCGCCGCCCCCCACCTGAGACACGCCCTGACCCCGAGGCCGTCGGCCTGGCCTCCCGTCCTCGGTCTCGCCGGCGGCGCCAGATCTTTGGGCACGACGGGCGCTTCAGCATCACTGGGCGGGACTTCCTGTCGGGCTACCCGTTCTCCACGGCGGTCAAGCTGTCCACGGGGTGTTCGGGAACGCTGGTGGGCGAGCGCCATGTTCTCACGGCGGCCCACTGCGTCCACGACGGGAAGAACTACGTCAAAGGAGCTCAGAAGCTCCGCGTGGGCTTCCTGAAACCCAAGTCCCGTGaaacaccctcctccccctctctctcctccaccggtCGCCGCGACAACTCGACATCCTCTCCGGCCATCGCCCTCGgttactcctcccctccagccgaGGAGAAGATGAAGTTCCAGTGGATCCGAGCCAGACGCACCCACGTGCCCAAGGGCTGGGTCAAGGCCGGGGCGAGTGCCAACGAGCTGGGCATGGACTACGACTACGCCCTCCTGGAGCTGAAGAAGCCCCACCGCCGCCGTACCATGAAGCTGGGCGTTAGCCCGCCCGCTAACCGCCTACCCGGAGGCCGGGTCCATTTCTCGGGTTTCGACAGCGACCGGCCAGGCCAGCTGGTCTACCGCTTCTGCCCGGcaggtgaggagacaggagacctgCTGTACCAGCGCTGCGATGCCCAACCCGGGGCCAGCGGATCAGGGGTCTATGCCCGCCTCtggaacaggaagagagggcgCTGGGAGAGGAAGGTGGTGGGCGTGTTCTCGGGCCACCAATGGGTGGAGAGGGACGGCCGGGCGCAGGAGTTTAACGTGGCGGTCAAGGTGACGCCGCTCAAGTACGCTCAGATCTGCTACTGGATCAAAGGAAATTATGTGGACTGTAgagagggctga
- the tmem39a gene encoding transmembrane protein 39A isoform X1, protein MPGGRRGPSRQQLSRTALPSLQTLVGGGLGNGTGIRNRSSTCVGPSAPPLSALITPEPVRHSRIPELPLDSSLLFEFLLFLYLLVALFVQYMNIYRAFWWYPSLNFHRMDCHLAVFITVMLARRLVWTIVSEASQTSPCSLVRYVVLITARLIMLTLCGWVLCWTLVNLFKDNSVLNLLFLGYPFGVYVPLCCFHQEGRSQPIPADCSYGDLDLSDGPFFRPRDFLSLLKENLREQFTSPAHAPAHTCPPSPELIREEVEELRSDFNRRIKEVLFNSLFSAYYVAFLPLCFVKSTQYYDMRWSCEHLIMVWINAFVMLMSQLLPPGYCDMLHRSAAHLGRWQRLEHGSYSNAPQHLWSESTIWPQGVLVRHSRCLYKAVGPYNVALPSDVSHARFYFLFHKPLRILNLLIWIESSVVLYQLYSLLRSEHWNHTLSLGLILCCNYYVLFKLLRDRIVLGKAYSYPLSSSSLGLKSQ, encoded by the exons ATGCCTGGGGGCCGCAGGGGACCCAGTAGACAGCAGCTGAGCCGCACCGCTCTGCCCTCCCTGCAGacgctggtgggggggggcctgGGCAACGGAACCGGAATCAGAAatag AAGCAGTACCTGCGTGGGCCCGTCAGCCCCGCCCCTCTCAGCCCTCATAACGCCGGAGCCTGTCCGTCACTCCCGGATCCCTGAGCTCCCATTGGACAGCAGCCTCCTGTTTgagttcctcctcttcctgtatcTACTGGTGGCGCTGTTTGTCCAGTACATGAACATCTACAGGGCTTTCTGGTGGTACCCCTCGCTG AACTTTCACCGGATGGACTGCCACCTGGCTGTCTTCATCACCGTCATGTTGGCTAGGAGACTTGTCTGGACCATAGTATCTgag gCATCACAGACCAGCCCGTGTTCTCTGGTCCGGTATGTGGTTCTGATCACCGCCCGACTCATCATGTTGACCCTGTGTGGCTGGGTTCTGTGCTGGACCCTGGTCAACCTGTTCAAGGACAACTCTGTCCTGAACCTGCTTTTCCTGGGTTACCC aTTCGGGGTGTACGTACCCTTGTGTTGCTTCCACCAGGAGGGGCGGAGCCAGCCGATACCAGCCGACTGCAGCTACGGCGACCTGGACCTATCGGACGGGCCGTTCTTCAGACCCagggacttcctgtctctgctgaAGGAGAACCTGCGGGAGCAGTTCACAAGCCCCGCCCACGCCCCCGcccacacctgccccccctccccggagCTGATCcgcgaggaggtggaggagctgaggagcgACTTCAACCGGCGCATCAAGGAGGTGCTCTTCAACTCGCTGTTCAGCGCCTACTATGTGGCCTTCCTGCCGCTGTGCTTCGTCAAg AGTACCCAGTACTACGACATGCGCTGGTCGTGTGAGCACCTTATCATGGTGTGGATCAACGCCTTTGTGATGCTGATGAGCCAGCTGCTGCCCCCAGGCTACTGTGACATGCTGCACCGCTCCGCCGCTCACCTGGGGCGCTGGCAGAGGCTGGAGCACGGGTCCTACAGCAACGCTCCCCAGCAcct GTGGTCAGAGAGCACCATCTGGCCCCAGGGTGTGTTGGTCAGACACAGTCGCTGTCTCTACAAGGCTGTAGGACCCTACAACGTTGCTCTGCCCTCCGACGTCTCCCACGCACGCTTTTat ttCCTGTTCCACAAGCCGTTGCGGATCCTGAACCTTTTGATCTGGATCGAGTCCAGCGTGGTTCTGTACCAGCTGTACTCCCTGCTGCGTTCGGAGCACTGGAACCACACCCTGTCCCTGGGCCTGATCCTGTGCTGCAACTACTATGTGCTGTTTAAGCTTCTGAGGGACCGCATCGTCCTGGGCAAGGCCTACTCCTACCCTCTCAGCTCTAGCAGCCTGGGGCTTAAGTCCCAGTAG